A window from Musa acuminata AAA Group cultivar baxijiao unplaced genomic scaffold, Cavendish_Baxijiao_AAA HiC_scaffold_1139, whole genome shotgun sequence encodes these proteins:
- the LOC135671406 gene encoding probable LRR receptor-like serine/threonine-protein kinase At1g05700, whose amino-acid sequence SYKGFTVRSFPDGTRNCYTFPGLKEGDRYLVRASFVHGNYDGQASGDSVAPPLLFDLYVGVNLWQTINITEVYTLYGAEIITAAPSDSLSICLVNIGLGAPFISSLELRHIDNHLAYQHANQSAALVFHSRYNLGSLTNYTLRYPEDKYDRTWDPCNSYIIGCETWNFTSSTLGIKTISGDAYEVPGMVMGTATVAAHNFTLHYSLGYGLNSSVQTTFYIYLHFADFNYLSGNGSRIFQVRADGEPDSENISPAYLLATHVHFIHRLAYPGLKGYFNLTRVAGSTLPPILNAAEVYIPINLSVVATDPADADAMMGIKKLYQMKIWQGDPCAPQQFIWSGVNCTYSSSGTPRVTSL is encoded by the exons TCCTACAAAGGTTTCACCGTTCGAAGCTTTCCCGACGGAACTCGCAACTGCTACACCTTTCCCGGGTTGAAGGAAGGGGACAGGTATCTCGTAAGGGCCTCCTTCGTTCACGGCAACTACGACGGCCAAGCCTCTGGGGACTCCGTCGCCCCACCGCTGCTATTCGATCTCTATGTCGGTGTCAACCTCTGGCAAACCATCAACATCACCGAGGTGTACACACTTTACGGGGCCGAGATTATTACTGCCGCCCCATCCGACTCCCTGTCGATATGCCTGGTCAACATTGGTTTGGGAGCGCCGTTCATATCTTCGCTGGAGTTGAGGCATATCGACAACCACCTGGCGTACCAGCACGCGAATCAATCCGCTGCACTAGTGTTCCACAGTCGCTACAACTTGGGATCCCTCACCAACTACACCCTCAG GTATCCAGAAGATAAATATGATAGGACATGGGATCCTTGCAACAGTTATATTATTGGTTGTGAAACATGGAATTTTACAAGCAGTACTTTGGGCATCAAGACCATTAGTGGTGATGCTTATGAGGTCCCAGGCATGGTCATGGGGACTGCAACTGTTGCTGCACATAATTTTACATTGCATTATTCCTTGGGCTATGGCCTCAATTCGAGTGTTCAAACAACATTCTATATCTATTTGCACTTTGCTGATTTCAACTATTTAAGTGGGAATGGAAGTAGAATTTTTCAGGTGAGAGCAGATGGGGAACCCGATAGTGAAAACATCAGTCCTGCATATCTACTGGCAACTCATGTCCATTTCATCCATCGGCTGGCGTacccaggtttaaaaggttattttAATCTGACAAGGGTGGCCGGTTCCACCCTTCCCCCCATCCTCAATGCTGCTGAGGTTTACATTCCTATTAATCTTTCAGTTGTGGCAACAGATCCAGCCGATG CTGATGCTATGATGGGGATAAAGAAATTATATCAGATGAAGATATGGCAGGGTGATCCTTGTGCTCCGCAGCAATTCATTTGGAGTGGAGTAAATTGCACCTACTCAAGCTCTGGTACCCCAAGAGTCACCTCATTGTAA
- the LOC135671413 gene encoding receptor-like protein EIX2, which produces MGFPLRFLSSLSLCLLALLLHRATVTSGCFSMEREALLDFKAGIHDTHNRLSSWTGHHCCTWKGVICDTTTGHVVMLDLRNTNTTDDWALRGQRMMNSSFLALSHLKHLDLSFNDFSGIRMPEFIGSFKKLRYLNLSSTQFMGGIPARLGNLSSLYVLDLRAALDFTSHVDNLHWLSHLTSLKHLDLSWLNLTDLPDWFSSVNMLHSLQVLSMSFVGLDTIPATVVHVNFTSSLTVLDLSYNHFKSTLPKWLGNISGLTHLDLHATGFYGVIPDAIGDLGGLKELYMSRNQLTGNLSGWLEQMTNLIILDLRSNLFNGSMPSSVGKFSNLTELYLAGNSLGGVISEVHFENLTRLQVLDLYDNSITISIGQSWVPPFQLRYVDLTKCQLGPQFPEWLQFQTQIQVLSMDYCKIAGTMPAWFWNISSSTITYLDLSNNQIGGKLPSSLKFTKLVILYLDSNRFEGPLPTMLPSTLHTLSLYNNSFTGQLSIWPHVTFVFISDNMLDGGLSSSICQWTYLEYLDLSNNKLLGEIPYYCLGKSLQNLWFLDLSNNQIGGKLPSSLKFTKLERLYLDSNRFEGPLPTMLPSTLDTLSLYNNSFTGQLPIWPYVRFVSISDNMLDGGLSSSICQWTGGLEYLDLSNNKLLGEIPYCLGKSLRNLYILKLDNNHFSGEIPYTIGFLSELMLLQLKNNSFSGEVPLSLKNCTNLWFLDLAQNNLVGNIMLWMGENLQQLAVLRLRSNMFSGVIPWQLARFEQLQILDLANNNFSGSIPHNIGNLSTMRLTSQYYAFCSYESDVFTKGQDLHYLRCSISLMKSLDLSNNRLTGEIPKGIGDLAGLKNLNLSRNHLQSKIPWEIGGMNSLESLDLSINDLSGSIPESLSALYFLSYLNLSTPNFY; this is translated from the coding sequence ATGGGTTTCCCTTTACGCTTCTTATCATCATTGTCGTTGTGCCTCTtggccctcctcctccaccgggcCACGGTGACAAGTGGGTGTTTCAGCATGGAGAGGGAGGCACTGTTGGACTTCAAAGCCGGCATCCACGACACCCATAACCGGCTATCTTCTTGGACGGGCCACCACTGTTGCACATGGAAGGGAGTGATCTGCGACACCACCACTGGCCACGTCGTCATGCTCGACCTCCGAAACACAAATACTACAGATGATTGGGCATTACGCGGTCAGAGGATGATGAACTCGTCATTTCTTGCTTTATCTCATTTGAAGCACTTGGATCTTAGCTTCAATGATTTCAGCGGGATCCGCATGCCGGAATTCATCGGCTCCTTCAAGAAACTGAGATACCTCAATCTATCTTCTACACAATTCATGGGAGGAATACCTGCTCGGCTGGGGAACCTTTCGAGCCTCTACGTTCTTGATCTACGTGCTGCTTTAGATTTTACATCCCATGTTGACAACCTCCACTGGCTCTCCCATCTTACCTCCCTGAAGCACCTGGACTTGAGCTGGTTGAACCTAACCGATCTCCCAGATTGGTTCTCATCGGTGAACATGCTGCATTCTCTCCAAGTTTTAAGTATGTCTTTCGTTGGTCTCGATACCATCCCAGCAACTGTTGTCCACGTCAACTTCACCTCCTCTCTTACCGTCCTTGATCTCTCCTATAATCATTTCAAGTCCACCTTACCCAAATGGTTGGGGAATATTAGTGGTCTTACCCATCTTGATCTTCATGCTACCGGGTTCTATGGCGTTATTCCCGATGCAATTGGAGACTTGGGCGGACTGAAAGAATTATATATGTCGAGGAACCAATTGACAGGAAATTTGAGCGGTTGGTTGGAGCAAATGACGAATCTCATCATTTTGGATCTCCGATCTAATTTATTCAACGGTTCCATGCCTTCCTCCGTTGGTAAGTTCTCTAATCTCACCGAATTGTATCTCGCTGGAAATTCTCTTGGAGGTGTTATTTCAGAAGTTCATTTTGAGAATCTTACGAGATTGCAAGTATTAGACTTGTATGACAACTCCATCACCATATCAATTGGCCAAAGTTGGGTCCCCCCTTTCCAACTCAGATATGTAGATTTAACCAAATGTCAGTTGGGACCTCAATTTCCAGAATGGTTGCAGTTCCAAACACAGATCCAAGTGTTATCCATGGATTATTGTAAAATTGCAGGGACAATGCCCGCTTGGTTttggaatatttcatcttctaccatCACATATTTAGACCTTTCCAACAACCAAATAGGAGGCAAGCTGCCATCTTCTTTAAAGTTCACCAAGTTGGTAATATTATATTTGGATTCCAACAGATTTGAAGGTCCACTACCAACGATGCTACCGTCTACACTTCATACTCTATCTCTCTACAATAATTCCTTTACAGGGCAATTGTCGATATGGCCTCATGTTACATTTGTGTTCATCTCAGATAATATGCTTGACGGTGGCTTATCTTCATCAATCTGCCAATGGACATATCTCGAATATCTTGACCTTTCGAACAACAAATTACTTGGTGAGATCCCTTATTATTGTTTGGGAAAATCATTACAAAATctttggttcttagatttgagCAACAACCAAATAGGAGGCAAGCTGCCATCTTCTTTAAAGTTCACCAAGTTGGAAAGATTATATTTGGATTCCAACAGATTTGAAGGTCCATTACCAACGATGCTACCATCTACACTTGATACTCTATCTCTCTACAATAATTCCTTTACAGGGCAATTGCCGATATGGCCCTATGTTAGATTTGTGTCAATCTCTGATAACATGCTTGATGGTGGCTTATCTTCATCAATCTGCCAATGGACAGGTGGTCTCGAATACCTTGACCTTTCGAACAACAAATTACTTGGTGAGATCCCTTATTGTCTGGGAAAATCATTACGAAATCTTTATATCTTGAAATTGGACAACAATCACTTCTCGGGTGAAATTCCATACACGATCGGATTTTTAAGTGAGCTTATGCTATTGCAACTGAAAAATAACAGTTTTTCGGGTGAGGTTCCTTTGTCATTGAaaaattgtacaaatttatggttTCTTGATCTGGCTCAAAATAATCTTGTCGGAAATATAATGCTATGGATGGGAGAAAATCTACAACAACTGGCAGTACTTCGTCTACGTTCAAATATGTTTTCTGGAGTTATTCCTTGGCAACTTGCTAGATTTGAACAACTTCAAATATTGGATCTTGCTAATAACAACTTCTCTGGTTCAATACCTCACAACATTGGTAATTTAAGTACCATGAGATTGACATCACAATATTATGCATTTTGTTCTTATGAATCAGATGTCTTTACAAAGGGACAAGATCTTCATTATTTACGATGCAGCATAAGTCTTATGAAAAGTTTGGATCTTTCAAACAATCGACTAACCGGAGAGATACCAAAAGGAATTGGAGACCTCGCAGGACTCAAGAACTTAAATTTGTCAAGAAATCATTTACAAAGTAAAATCCCTTGGGAGATAGGAGGAATGAATTCATTAGAATCCCTTGATCTATCGATAAATGATCTTTCTGGTAGCATTCCCGAGAGTTTATCGGCTTTATATTTCTTAAGCTATTTGAATTTATCAACTCCAAACTTTTATTGA
- the LOC103973042 gene encoding probable LRR receptor-like serine/threonine-protein kinase At1g51880 has translation MVKGTSSEESLSANSGSRSHGLKEFQAEAVLLSRVHHRNLVSLIGYCRDSNQLGLVYEYAARGSLRDHLSDKTGNSQTLSWRERIQIAVETAQGLEYLHKGCVPPIIHRDVKTNNILLTHDFEAKVADFELSKPFLTDAQTHVSTDVVAGTPGYIDPEYVFYFTEVCQIIFAV, from the exons ATGGTCAAAGGGACATCATCTGAGGAGTCCTTGTCTGCAAATTCTGGCTCCAGATCACATGGGCTGAAAGAGTTTCAAGCCGAG GCTGTTCTCTTATCGAGGGTCCATCACAGGAACTTAGTGTCTTTGATCGGGTACTGTAGAGACAGCAATCAACTTGGACTTGTTTATGAATATGCTGCTCGTGGAAGTCTTAGAGATCATCTTTCAG ATAAAACTGGAAATAGCCAAACATTAAGTTGGAGAGAACGAATTCAGATAGCAGTGGAAACCGCACAAG GTCTGGAGTATCTACACAAGGGATGTGTGCCACCTATAATCCATAGAGATGTGAAGACTAACAATATCCTCTTAACACATGACTTTGAGGCAAAGGTAGCAGATTTTGAGCTGTCAAAGCCTTTCCTGACCGATGCCCAGACTCACGTATCTACTGATGTTGTGGCTGGCACTCCAGGATACATAGATCCCGAGTATGTTTTCTACTTCACAGAAGTTTGCCAGATAATATTTGCAGTGTGA
- the LOC135671459 gene encoding receptor-like protein 35 isoform X2, which translates to MDKLVGSSVGREIKLRAMGFPLRFLSSLSLCLLALLLHRATVTSGCFSLEREALLDFKAGVRDTRNRLSSWTGHHCCTWKGVTCDTTTGHVVRLDLRNTFDWALRDFMGGIPVDNLEWLSHLTSLKHLDLSGLNLTDVPDWFSSVNMLPSLQVLSMYSASLNTIPAYVVHVNFTSSLTVLDLSSNNFNSTLPKWLGNISSLTHLDLHESGFYGVIPDTIGDLGSLTFLDLGGNQPIDRKFERLAGANDESHHFGYPI; encoded by the exons ATGGATAAATTGGTAGGTAGTTCGGTAGGGAGGGAGATCAAACTGCGCGCCATGGGTTTCCCTTTACGCTTCTTATCATCATTGTCGTTGTGCCTCTtggccctcctcctccaccgggcCACGGTGACAAGTGGGTGTTTCAGCTTGGAGAGGGAGGCACTGTTGGACTTCAAAGCTGGTGTCCGAGACACCCGCAACCGGCTATCTTCTTGGACAGGCCACCACTGTTGCACATGGAAGGGAGTGACCTGCGACACCACCACTGGCCACGTCGTCAGGCTCGACCTCCGGAATACGTTTGATTGGGCATTACGCG ATTTCATGGGAGGAATACCTGTTGACAACCTCGAGTGGCTCTCCCATCTCACGTCCTTGAAGCACCTGGACTTGAGCGGGTTGAACCTAACCGATGTCCCAGATTGGTTCTCATCCGTGAACATGCTGCCATCCCTCCAAGTGTTAAGTATGTATTCCGCTAGTCTCAATACCATCCCAGCTTATGTTGTCCACGTCAACTTCACCTCCTCTCTTACCGTCCTTGATCTCTCCTCTAATAATTTCAACTCCACCTTACCCAAATGGTTGGGGAATATTAGTAGTCTTACCCATCTTGATCTTCATGAATCTGGGTTCTATGGCGTTATTCCCGATACAATTGGAGACTTGGGTTCTCTTACTTTTCTTGATCTAGGAGGCAATCAACCAATTGACAGGAAATTTGAGCGGTTGGCTGGAGCAAATGACGAATCTCATCATTTTGGATATCCGATCTAA
- the LOC135671459 gene encoding receptor-like protein EIX2 isoform X1 produces the protein MDKLVGSSVGREIKLRAMGFPLRFLSSLSLCLLALLLHRATVTSGCFSLEREALLDFKAGVRDTRNRLSSWTGHHCCTWKGVTCDTTTGHVVRLDLRNTFDWALRGERMNSSLLALSHLEHLDLSFNDFSGIRIQEFIGSFKKLRYLNLSSTDFMGGIPVDNLEWLSHLTSLKHLDLSGLNLTDVPDWFSSVNMLPSLQVLSMYSASLNTIPAYVVHVNFTSSLTVLDLSSNNFNSTLPKWLGNISSLTHLDLHESGFYGVIPDTIGDLGSLTFLDLGGNQPIDRKFERLAGANDESHHFGYPI, from the coding sequence ATGGATAAATTGGTAGGTAGTTCGGTAGGGAGGGAGATCAAACTGCGCGCCATGGGTTTCCCTTTACGCTTCTTATCATCATTGTCGTTGTGCCTCTtggccctcctcctccaccgggcCACGGTGACAAGTGGGTGTTTCAGCTTGGAGAGGGAGGCACTGTTGGACTTCAAAGCTGGTGTCCGAGACACCCGCAACCGGCTATCTTCTTGGACAGGCCACCACTGTTGCACATGGAAGGGAGTGACCTGCGACACCACCACTGGCCACGTCGTCAGGCTCGACCTCCGGAATACGTTTGATTGGGCATTACGCGGTGAGAGGATGAACTCGTCATTGCTTGCTTTATCACATCTGGAGCACTTGGATCTTAGCTTCAATGATTTCAGCGGGATCCGCATACAGGAATTCATCGGCTCCTTCAAGAAACTGAGATACCTCAATCTATCTTCTACAGATTTCATGGGAGGAATACCTGTTGACAACCTCGAGTGGCTCTCCCATCTCACGTCCTTGAAGCACCTGGACTTGAGCGGGTTGAACCTAACCGATGTCCCAGATTGGTTCTCATCCGTGAACATGCTGCCATCCCTCCAAGTGTTAAGTATGTATTCCGCTAGTCTCAATACCATCCCAGCTTATGTTGTCCACGTCAACTTCACCTCCTCTCTTACCGTCCTTGATCTCTCCTCTAATAATTTCAACTCCACCTTACCCAAATGGTTGGGGAATATTAGTAGTCTTACCCATCTTGATCTTCATGAATCTGGGTTCTATGGCGTTATTCCCGATACAATTGGAGACTTGGGTTCTCTTACTTTTCTTGATCTAGGAGGCAATCAACCAATTGACAGGAAATTTGAGCGGTTGGCTGGAGCAAATGACGAATCTCATCATTTTGGATATCCGATCTAA